Proteins found in one Agaribacterium sp. ZY112 genomic segment:
- a CDS encoding SpoIIE family protein phosphatase has translation MRHVLYEVNESASYEAISKHRSMLAAVLKKMNIEHSLINAISLSFSEVASNFVEHQQDLKRLCITLSLSGSKLILFIGKEYHEQSISELKAWLKKLQDSKDEDPLFNLDRSGGRGASIVYQLVDKISYCEQKNAPSCPPHSSKSKKPSEYLEYKQGYKLEWSIKNSKEKASILLVDDDRALLQLHMAYLKQDFTTFAAESVEDALLVLDKQTIDLIISDIHMPNANGIVFRQSVLEHKNTRDCAFIFISSDSKADENAVLSRLGIDDYLTKPISKKDLIVRINRTLMRHKQLKATNDLLRTESITQSLIPKLPEKIENWSLAACSDGPQSGGGDLLIVKQNKRETVLVVADLMGHDIAAKFFSHAYLGYIRGLLCATDCAPYEFLNLLSNAIYNDELLSKSLCTCCVIKLQAEGLIEVACAGHPAPIIISNSRAITIESQGMLPGLLPDISYKSAEYQLEKGERLGLFTDGLFTEEPCGGANHAHSDGQSTGTKSDLDYTQANAEEKHKYSNILLNLRLSLDQPIKRSLDSAFSHLKRSRNNVFVDDTLLVLLEPML, from the coding sequence ATGCGACACGTTCTTTACGAGGTAAACGAATCTGCTTCATATGAAGCAATCAGTAAACACCGATCCATGCTTGCCGCCGTCTTAAAAAAGATGAACATAGAACATAGTTTGATTAATGCTATATCCCTATCGTTCTCCGAAGTCGCCTCTAATTTTGTTGAACACCAGCAGGATCTTAAACGACTCTGTATAACACTGTCTTTGTCGGGATCTAAGCTTATTCTATTTATAGGAAAAGAATATCATGAGCAGAGTATCAGCGAACTAAAGGCTTGGCTAAAAAAACTTCAAGATAGTAAAGACGAAGATCCTCTTTTTAATCTTGATCGAAGTGGTGGCCGCGGCGCCAGCATTGTTTACCAACTTGTCGACAAAATAAGCTATTGTGAGCAAAAAAACGCGCCCTCCTGCCCGCCCCACAGTTCAAAATCAAAGAAACCATCAGAGTACTTAGAGTATAAGCAGGGATATAAGCTCGAATGGAGTATTAAAAACTCAAAAGAAAAGGCCTCAATATTATTAGTAGACGATGACAGAGCCCTGCTACAACTGCACATGGCGTATTTGAAGCAAGACTTTACAACCTTTGCAGCCGAGTCAGTGGAAGATGCCCTGCTTGTACTCGATAAACAAACCATTGATCTGATTATTTCAGATATTCACATGCCAAACGCTAACGGCATAGTATTCAGGCAAAGTGTGTTAGAGCATAAGAACACTAGAGATTGTGCCTTTATTTTTATTTCATCAGATAGTAAAGCTGACGAAAACGCCGTGTTATCGCGTCTAGGCATTGATGATTATTTAACAAAGCCAATATCCAAAAAAGACCTTATTGTTCGCATTAACAGGACATTGATGCGGCATAAACAGCTTAAAGCCACAAACGACCTGCTTCGCACCGAGTCGATTACTCAAAGCTTGATCCCTAAGCTACCAGAAAAAATTGAAAACTGGTCTTTAGCTGCCTGTTCAGATGGCCCTCAAAGTGGTGGTGGAGACCTACTTATTGTCAAGCAGAACAAAAGAGAGACCGTACTTGTTGTTGCAGATTTGATGGGGCACGATATCGCAGCTAAGTTTTTTTCTCATGCTTACTTAGGTTATATACGGGGCTTACTGTGCGCAACAGATTGCGCTCCGTATGAGTTTCTCAATCTACTGTCTAATGCCATTTACAACGACGAGCTTCTTTCCAAATCTCTGTGCACTTGCTGCGTGATCAAACTGCAAGCCGAGGGCCTAATCGAAGTAGCGTGTGCGGGCCACCCAGCCCCAATCATTATCTCAAACAGTCGAGCTATAACCATTGAAAGCCAAGGCATGCTACCTGGGCTACTACCGGATATAAGCTACAAATCGGCTGAATACCAACTAGAAAAAGGGGAACGCTTAGGCCTATTTACTGACGGGCTATTTACTGAAGAACCATGCGGCGGAGCAAATCACGCTCACAGCGATGGCCAATCCACCGGAACTAAAAGTGACTTGGACTATACTCAAGCTAACGCGGAAGAAAAGCATAAGTACAGCAATATACTGCTTAATCTAAGGCTCTCCTTAGACCAGCCCATCAAACGCTCACTGGATTCCGCATTTAGTCACCTTAAGCGTTCAAGAAACAATGTGTTTGTTGACGATACGCTTCTGGTCCTTTTGGAACCAATGCTCTGA
- a CDS encoding response regulator, which translates to MMKFSLLLDQGYPDMDNVMFSGTEIPSKLGLLLVDDEEFNLKALKRTLRGHGFNIFCAPNGETALQIMEDENIAIIVSDMRMPSMSGDELLIKIDERWPETLKVILTGYTDISNTLNVLHHASIFRYISKPWDDELLLSTLLEASAIYWARVIDFYFEKSTKKENIKLQDANQHLKESVNQSHSQLKKINEKLKSAYEGERRLRKERQEAERESIAKSQFLATMSHEIRTPLNSIIATNSLLLESDLTDDQRELVNLSLNGGNILLSLIGDILDFSKINAGKLELNESWFNIIDVIDETCELLSSQVIDKPVDVAAVIHRHTPTEVYGDETRIRQIITNLISNALKFTEAGCVELEIQYDQSLSISINDSGIGMSEQDVTSIFDEFTQIDSGNTRTQGGTGLGLSICRQLTHLMGGEIQVQSTLGQGSHFCVTLPLEGRKEVSFPAFSGATRKLLLISSNKHLHRTLNKQLTFFNCRLDHELITPETVDSSYDAILYDTDTVCDYPAANSKESTSDNELHNKAKHLKVALIANDGIGRSKLTYSHGFDTILRKPFRICSLLKQLIFSIENKPLLNTFNPNQEEIIKQWTSKSNPQVQDRTNHSLNASILIAEDSPSNQAVINSILKNMDADVDIANNGEEAVSRANERAYDIILMDMAMPRMDGITATSIIRKDSIYNHTTPIIALTANAYSDDKIRCFNSGMDDFLQKPIDIKLFREKITTWIKKAKNDNPEEKIDEANNTPTHEVEDTLEKSIDLKIIRQLEKDTSTEVLPSIIDIFLSETKARLPLMNQLFASKDWQALAEQAHTLKSSAGSFGATTLSIIAGKIEEAVRDDDTTEIESLQPLLNSHYESSLKELGEIVKNGV; encoded by the coding sequence ATGATGAAATTTAGTCTACTCTTAGACCAAGGTTATCCCGATATGGACAATGTAATGTTTTCAGGAACAGAAATCCCATCCAAGCTTGGATTGCTATTGGTTGATGATGAGGAATTTAATCTAAAAGCCCTGAAACGAACACTGCGAGGACATGGCTTTAACATCTTTTGTGCTCCTAATGGTGAAACAGCATTACAGATTATGGAAGATGAAAATATTGCCATTATTGTCTCTGATATGAGAATGCCGAGCATGTCTGGTGACGAATTACTCATCAAGATCGATGAGCGCTGGCCAGAGACCTTAAAAGTAATTCTTACCGGTTACACAGACATAAGTAACACCCTAAATGTGCTGCACCATGCAAGTATCTTTAGGTACATCAGTAAGCCTTGGGATGATGAGTTACTGCTCTCCACTTTATTAGAAGCCTCTGCCATTTACTGGGCAAGGGTCATTGATTTTTACTTCGAAAAATCTACTAAAAAAGAAAACATAAAACTACAAGATGCCAACCAGCATTTAAAGGAATCTGTTAATCAGAGCCACTCCCAATTAAAGAAAATCAATGAAAAACTAAAAAGTGCTTATGAAGGTGAACGGCGCCTGCGAAAAGAACGGCAAGAAGCTGAACGCGAAAGCATAGCCAAAAGCCAGTTCCTAGCCACCATGAGCCACGAAATCAGGACTCCACTTAACTCCATTATTGCGACAAACTCACTGCTGCTTGAATCCGACCTGACTGATGACCAAAGAGAACTCGTTAACCTAAGCCTTAATGGAGGCAATATATTACTGTCTCTTATTGGTGATATCTTAGACTTCAGCAAAATTAACGCTGGCAAGCTAGAGCTCAATGAAAGCTGGTTCAACATTATTGATGTCATCGACGAAACATGCGAGCTACTAAGCAGCCAAGTGATCGATAAACCTGTTGATGTGGCTGCTGTTATTCATCGCCATACCCCCACAGAAGTTTACGGAGATGAAACCCGAATACGACAAATCATAACTAATTTGATTTCAAATGCGCTCAAATTTACTGAGGCCGGCTGTGTTGAACTCGAAATCCAATACGATCAAAGCCTATCGATAAGCATCAATGACTCCGGTATAGGCATGAGTGAACAAGATGTCACCAGTATTTTTGATGAATTCACCCAAATTGATAGCGGTAATACTCGCACACAAGGCGGTACAGGTTTAGGCCTTTCTATCTGCCGTCAACTCACCCACTTAATGGGCGGAGAGATCCAAGTGCAATCGACACTAGGGCAAGGTAGCCACTTCTGTGTAACACTTCCTCTTGAAGGAAGAAAAGAAGTAAGCTTCCCTGCGTTTAGCGGAGCAACAAGAAAACTACTGTTAATTTCAAGCAATAAGCATCTTCACAGAACCTTAAATAAGCAACTCACATTCTTTAACTGTCGCTTAGATCACGAATTAATAACACCAGAAACAGTTGATAGCAGCTACGATGCCATCCTTTATGACACGGATACCGTATGTGATTACCCTGCAGCCAACTCAAAAGAAAGCACAAGCGACAACGAATTACACAATAAAGCAAAACACCTTAAGGTAGCCCTAATTGCCAACGATGGCATAGGGCGATCGAAGCTTACTTATTCACATGGCTTTGATACGATATTACGTAAGCCTTTTCGTATATGCTCGTTGCTGAAGCAGTTAATCTTTAGCATTGAAAACAAACCTTTACTCAACACCTTTAACCCAAATCAAGAAGAAATAATCAAGCAATGGACAAGTAAGTCCAACCCCCAAGTCCAAGACAGGACAAACCATTCGCTCAATGCCTCTATTTTAATAGCCGAAGACAGCCCTTCTAATCAGGCTGTTATCAACAGCATATTGAAAAACATGGATGCTGATGTAGATATCGCAAACAACGGTGAAGAAGCCGTTAGCAGAGCCAACGAACGAGCCTACGACATTATCCTTATGGATATGGCAATGCCACGGATGGACGGTATCACGGCAACCTCCATCATTCGAAAAGACAGTATTTACAATCATACTACCCCCATTATCGCCTTAACTGCCAATGCCTATTCTGACGATAAAATCAGATGCTTTAATTCAGGCATGGATGACTTTTTACAAAAGCCTATCGATATCAAGTTATTCAGAGAAAAAATAACGACCTGGATTAAAAAAGCTAAAAATGATAATCCAGAAGAAAAAATCGATGAAGCGAACAATACTCCAACACATGAAGTAGAAGATACGCTAGAAAAAAGCATTGATTTAAAAATTATAAGACAACTTGAAAAAGACACTTCGACAGAGGTTCTTCCAAGCATTATTGATATATTTCTAAGTGAGACTAAAGCCAGATTACCGCTGATGAACCAGTTATTTGCCAGTAAGGACTGGCAAGCCTTAGCCGAGCAAGCTCATACCTTAAAAAGCAGCGCTGGCAGTTTTGGCGCAACAACACTTAGTATTATTGCAGGAAAAATCGAAGAGGCCGTTAGAGACGACGACACCACTGAGATAGAAAGTTTACAGCCCCTACTTAATAGTCATTATGAATCTTCACTAAAAGAGCTTGGTGAGATCGTTAAAAATGGGGTGTAG
- a CDS encoding SLBB domain-containing protein, with protein MFKPLIIFTLIVFFANHSFAYSQSQSSNQQTAYTVQVGDVIKISLPGEESLNRSFTVDRRGYIYLPEVGALKVSGLAERSLTDAAYNALSPVFQDLSALNVYVIERKILITVLGYVVSPGEIHAPADSSIQSILTLAGGMRSGAQLDKMQLRRATTATTFNYKAYLDSGDTSELPKLRSLDILFVPASPKIGNVEVEFDPAKIADSGDASNAKNAIKVFGEVNSPGSFTYRDSMTIVDLLMRAGGVTRYAGVERIRVISDGEPTLFDLKNYLDTGNSELLPVINVGSTIFIPKQEEAVKSNASTVYVMGEVFEPGAYESAKGVTFLDILANAGGPTRYAETRQIRVLKIDGSVQRFDLAAFTEGLSNSSMPAIQPGDAIFIPEKTDMNEKSWLKIAPDRAIRIIGEVVRPGRIEWSDEMNLLDALAHVGGPVSRADTSNIEVISVDKKGQFKAIVFNLDEFIKQGKADSALPVISAGSTIRVHDLPQDPSDNKAQWVRQSSDKSIYIFGQVGAPGRYMFTNDMNFLDLLAAADGPTQDADIHNVRITHRNQSYSKVSKLNLAQYFETGDESLLPDIKTGDSIYIPEKTREWTEKPKEKTVRVLGEVNKPGRYTFSDNMTILDLLAESGGPTSNAHVKRILVVNVSCCEDQARKFDLLKFGKTGDFNSLPVIREGDTIYVPNHRESKGSKARKILGDTFRMVSLAVLLGL; from the coding sequence GTGTTTAAACCACTTATTATATTCACCCTTATTGTTTTCTTTGCCAACCACTCGTTTGCCTATAGCCAGAGCCAAAGCAGCAATCAACAAACAGCTTATACAGTGCAGGTAGGCGATGTTATAAAAATATCCTTACCAGGCGAAGAAAGTCTAAACAGGTCTTTTACTGTTGACCGTCGAGGGTATATTTACCTACCAGAAGTGGGGGCTTTAAAAGTAAGTGGTTTAGCAGAACGTAGTTTAACCGATGCCGCCTATAATGCTCTATCACCTGTTTTCCAAGATCTATCGGCGCTCAATGTTTATGTCATAGAACGAAAAATTTTAATCACTGTTCTAGGTTATGTAGTCTCTCCAGGTGAAATTCATGCCCCTGCTGATTCGAGTATACAGTCAATATTAACGCTTGCTGGTGGCATGCGCTCTGGAGCCCAACTAGACAAAATGCAACTACGTAGAGCAACTACAGCAACAACCTTTAACTATAAAGCGTATTTAGATTCTGGAGACACATCAGAACTACCCAAGCTGCGTTCTCTCGATATATTGTTTGTTCCTGCTTCGCCCAAAATTGGTAATGTCGAAGTTGAATTTGACCCTGCAAAAATAGCCGATTCCGGCGATGCATCTAATGCCAAGAATGCAATCAAAGTCTTTGGTGAGGTCAATAGCCCAGGTAGTTTTACCTATAGAGACTCGATGACGATCGTCGACCTTCTTATGCGCGCAGGAGGAGTCACACGCTATGCAGGCGTTGAACGAATTCGCGTTATATCTGATGGTGAGCCCACACTTTTTGATCTAAAAAATTACCTTGATACAGGCAATAGTGAACTACTTCCTGTTATCAATGTCGGCTCTACTATTTTTATCCCAAAGCAAGAAGAGGCGGTTAAATCAAATGCCAGTACTGTCTATGTCATGGGCGAAGTCTTCGAACCAGGAGCCTACGAAAGTGCAAAAGGCGTGACGTTTTTAGATATCTTGGCCAATGCTGGCGGCCCTACTCGCTATGCGGAAACTCGACAAATAAGAGTGTTAAAAATTGATGGCAGCGTGCAGCGATTTGACTTAGCAGCATTTACAGAGGGTTTAAGTAATTCCTCTATGCCTGCAATCCAACCAGGTGATGCCATCTTCATTCCTGAAAAAACAGATATGAATGAGAAGTCGTGGCTGAAAATAGCACCTGATAGAGCCATTCGAATCATTGGTGAGGTCGTACGCCCAGGACGCATAGAGTGGTCAGATGAAATGAACTTACTTGATGCTCTCGCTCATGTAGGTGGTCCGGTTTCACGCGCAGATACAAGTAATATTGAAGTTATTAGTGTTGATAAAAAAGGCCAATTCAAAGCGATTGTCTTTAACTTGGATGAATTTATTAAACAGGGAAAAGCTGATAGCGCCCTACCCGTTATTTCTGCAGGTTCAACAATACGTGTACACGACCTACCTCAAGACCCCTCTGATAATAAGGCTCAGTGGGTTCGCCAATCATCCGATAAGTCGATCTATATTTTTGGTCAAGTCGGCGCACCTGGCCGCTATATGTTCACCAATGATATGAACTTCCTAGACTTATTGGCTGCCGCTGACGGCCCTACTCAAGACGCGGACATACATAACGTACGCATCACCCACAGGAATCAAAGTTATTCTAAGGTTTCCAAGCTCAATTTAGCCCAATACTTTGAAACCGGTGATGAATCATTACTGCCTGATATTAAAACCGGAGACTCAATTTATATCCCAGAGAAAACAAGAGAATGGACAGAAAAACCAAAAGAAAAAACAGTTCGTGTACTAGGTGAAGTCAATAAACCGGGGCGCTACACCTTCTCAGATAACATGACTATTTTGGATCTGCTTGCCGAGTCTGGAGGCCCTACCTCAAACGCTCATGTCAAACGTATATTGGTTGTCAATGTATCCTGTTGCGAAGACCAAGCCCGCAAGTTTGACCTCCTAAAATTTGGTAAAACCGGTGACTTTAACTCTCTTCCCGTTATACGTGAAGGCGACACCATCTACGTACCGAACCACAGGGAAAGTAAAGGAAGCAAGGCTAGGAAAATTTTAGGCGACACATTTAGGATGGTATCGCTTGCCGTCCTACTAGGCCTATAG
- a CDS encoding OmpA family protein — protein MNPLHILLTLSSSSLLLACTSWPEEGEGGFAEYHTDQLISVEHQQQITSKHGLRFDYSLLKNQLALLELQGATYCFPAAVDDAQKLEKRIIRELSGQLYGSAESSIIKQRLALTTLEIKLKEVINDFSCKPPIDNKEGNIASLLNILNSDNQFAINSSEVNKKYKDNLNHAAKQLLKLSQYRILIVGHTDESGHEQHNLSLSYERARSVQDLLVTAGINPKAIDILASGEQSPSYKGQSEATQLINRNVRIYLIEG, from the coding sequence ATGAATCCCTTACACATTCTTTTGACTCTAAGCTCAAGCAGCTTATTACTGGCGTGTACTTCTTGGCCTGAAGAAGGTGAAGGCGGTTTTGCTGAATATCATACAGACCAACTAATTAGCGTTGAGCATCAACAACAAATAACGTCAAAGCATGGCCTTAGATTTGACTATAGCTTACTAAAAAATCAGTTGGCCTTATTAGAATTACAAGGTGCAACATACTGCTTTCCCGCCGCTGTAGACGATGCACAAAAGCTAGAGAAGCGGATAATCCGTGAGCTTTCTGGACAACTGTATGGTAGTGCAGAGAGTTCAATTATCAAACAGCGATTAGCATTAACAACACTGGAGATAAAGTTAAAAGAAGTCATTAATGACTTTAGTTGTAAACCACCGATAGACAATAAAGAAGGTAATATAGCTAGCTTATTAAACATATTAAATAGCGACAACCAATTTGCTATTAACTCAAGCGAAGTTAATAAAAAGTACAAAGACAATTTAAATCATGCAGCTAAACAGCTTCTAAAGCTGAGCCAGTACCGAATTCTGATTGTTGGACATACTGATGAGAGCGGCCATGAACAACATAACTTATCGCTGTCTTATGAGCGAGCTCGCAGTGTCCAAGATTTACTTGTTACTGCAGGTATTAACCCTAAGGCAATAGACATACTTGCTTCAGGTGAGCAATCACCCAGCTATAAAGGGCAATCTGAAGCGACTCAACTCATAAATAGAAACGTTCGAATCTATCTTATTGAGGGCTAG
- a CDS encoding STAS domain-containing protein, with protein sequence MNICILKPETSAQRYVHIKLSGEFDAGGCKEIRKELEQLVSDHVGKELELDLSQVSFIDSSGIGAIVFLYKRMLENNGGVKLKNVHGQPKELITLLRVDKAIHVEWAQNLGNSQMEAQS encoded by the coding sequence ATGAATATTTGCATTTTAAAACCAGAAACAAGTGCTCAACGCTACGTACATATTAAGCTATCAGGTGAATTTGATGCTGGAGGCTGTAAAGAAATCCGAAAAGAGCTTGAGCAACTCGTCAGTGATCACGTAGGTAAAGAGCTCGAATTGGATTTGTCCCAAGTTAGTTTTATCGACTCGTCGGGCATTGGCGCCATCGTTTTTCTTTATAAAAGGATGCTAGAAAATAATGGAGGAGTAAAACTAAAGAATGTTCACGGCCAACCTAAAGAGCTTATTACCTTATTACGAGTTGATAAAGCTATCCATGTTGAGTGGGCTCAAAACCTTGGAAATAGCCAAATGGAAGCTCAGTCATGA
- a CDS encoding SRPBCC domain-containing protein encodes MHSILHKIVIEASTDELFQAISSEKGLSKWWSKTNINAEQVSIFFGPNDEHQVQMQVLSSIPGQEIIWQCISGPWADKGEFIFSITEHERGSCLDFAHHGWQEADDFYKHCNAKWGFFFTVSLKQYLETGKGQAHPNDPSI; translated from the coding sequence ATGCACAGTATACTTCATAAAATTGTGATTGAAGCGTCAACAGATGAACTCTTCCAAGCCATCAGCAGCGAAAAAGGCCTATCTAAATGGTGGTCTAAAACAAACATTAATGCAGAGCAAGTGAGCATCTTTTTTGGCCCCAATGATGAACACCAAGTGCAAATGCAGGTCCTTTCATCTATTCCTGGTCAAGAAATTATCTGGCAGTGCATCTCTGGCCCCTGGGCTGACAAAGGAGAGTTTATTTTTTCAATCACCGAACACGAGCGTGGCTCTTGTCTCGATTTTGCGCATCACGGCTGGCAAGAAGCAGATGATTTCTATAAACACTGCAATGCTAAATGGGGTTTCTTTTTTACCGTTAGCTTAAAGCAATACTTAGAAACAGGAAAAGGCCAAGCCCATCCTAATGATCCTAGTATTTAG
- a CDS encoding SRPBCC domain-containing protein: MAEPITETLEIERLFNASIEKVFDAWTQAKLIAKWFGPEGFHVVESEIDCRPQGKYSITLNSPDNNTIKHFGEYLEVNRPEQLIFTWMLEDQSCSGSKGQNALTVVEITLSTQQQQTLLKLKHEKLPNQAALNGHRFGWTSSFNGLEKLLNRP, encoded by the coding sequence GTGGCCGAGCCCATCACTGAAACACTGGAAATAGAACGCTTATTTAATGCCAGTATAGAGAAAGTCTTTGACGCTTGGACTCAAGCAAAATTAATAGCAAAGTGGTTTGGCCCTGAAGGTTTTCATGTTGTTGAATCAGAAATAGATTGTCGGCCTCAAGGAAAATACAGTATTACCCTCAACTCCCCAGACAATAATACAATTAAACACTTTGGTGAGTACCTTGAGGTTAACAGGCCAGAACAATTAATTTTCACATGGATGTTAGAAGACCAATCTTGCAGTGGTAGCAAGGGCCAAAACGCACTTACCGTAGTTGAAATAACATTAAGCACTCAGCAGCAACAAACCCTATTAAAACTAAAACATGAAAAACTGCCAAATCAGGCAGCGCTAAACGGTCACCGCTTTGGTTGGACAAGTAGCTTTAACGGCCTAGAAAAGTTACTTAACAGGCCCTAG
- a CDS encoding ArsR/SmtB family transcription factor: MVNYKDEQLTIIFSALSDPTRRAMLKRLGDKEMPVAELAEPFDMTKSAITKHVKVLENAKLLQRSIHGRTHYCKFNPEPLDHASQWMRFYKVFWNKKLDALDDFLNEQE; encoded by the coding sequence ATGGTTAACTATAAAGATGAACAACTGACAATCATCTTCTCGGCTTTATCCGACCCAACTCGAAGGGCTATGTTAAAGCGCTTAGGTGATAAAGAGATGCCAGTAGCAGAACTGGCTGAACCTTTTGATATGACAAAATCGGCTATAACCAAACATGTCAAAGTGCTTGAGAATGCCAAGTTACTGCAACGAAGCATTCATGGAAGAACACACTACTGCAAGTTCAACCCAGAGCCTCTAGATCATGCTTCACAGTGGATGCGTTTCTACAAGGTATTCTGGAATAAGAAACTAGATGCCCTAGATGATTTTTTAAACGAACAAGAGTAA
- a CDS encoding prohibitin family protein yields MNVQKLLTPASALKLLPLVLIVIAVMSSYYIVVEGHVGVIKRFGEAKDQENPGLHFKIPFIETVEMIEVRTRKNAEKMASSTKEQMPVTIEVSVNWTVNKEAALDLFKRYGGLNQFEQRILDPRFRSATKDTIPQFEAEQLIQDRASAIQGIERRLTEEMEGFPVVVDNIQIENILLPQKYINSIEIKQTEKNLAAAEEHKLERQRLEALRAVNTADAKAKGILKVAEAEAQSILLKGKAEAQAIEAKAKALKNNPLIVKLTEAQAWDGKLPTTMMGEGVMPIMDVRSVKK; encoded by the coding sequence ATGAATGTTCAGAAGCTACTAACACCGGCAAGCGCACTTAAGCTCCTGCCTCTTGTTTTAATAGTGATTGCTGTAATGAGTTCTTATTACATCGTAGTCGAGGGGCATGTTGGTGTGATTAAACGCTTTGGTGAGGCTAAAGATCAAGAAAACCCTGGTTTGCATTTTAAAATTCCTTTTATTGAAACGGTAGAAATGATCGAAGTTAGAACTAGAAAAAATGCCGAAAAAATGGCCTCAAGCACTAAAGAACAAATGCCTGTGACCATAGAAGTGTCGGTTAACTGGACCGTAAATAAAGAAGCTGCTCTTGACCTGTTTAAACGATACGGTGGTTTAAATCAGTTTGAACAAAGAATATTGGACCCGCGTTTTCGTTCAGCAACAAAAGATACGATTCCGCAATTTGAAGCGGAGCAGTTGATACAAGATCGCGCCTCTGCCATTCAGGGAATCGAACGCAGGCTTACAGAAGAAATGGAAGGCTTTCCAGTGGTGGTAGATAATATTCAGATTGAAAACATTCTATTACCCCAAAAGTACATCAACTCAATTGAAATTAAGCAAACTGAAAAGAACCTCGCTGCGGCCGAAGAGCACAAGCTTGAAAGGCAGCGGCTTGAAGCTCTAAGAGCTGTGAACACTGCCGATGCTAAAGCTAAAGGTATCTTGAAAGTTGCTGAGGCAGAGGCACAGTCAATTTTGTTAAAAGGTAAGGCGGAGGCTCAAGCGATTGAAGCCAAGGCTAAGGCACTTAAAAATAACCCATTAATTGTAAAGCTAACCGAAGCTCAAGCATGGGATGGAAAGTTGCCTACAACCATGATGGGCGAGGGGGTAATGCCGATTATGGATGTTCGTTCAGTTAAAAAGTAG
- a CDS encoding FMN-binding negative transcriptional regulator translates to MPAPNVQVLMLTGGFMYIPSAFEITDRMQALDFVSANAFAQLISTVEGRLFSTHVPFILSEDKRFLLGHLALQNPQYNDIDGQEVLVSFEGEHGYISPSWYIDSGVPTWNYQAAHIYGQCKTFRNPERLEHLLCTLSNKYEADFEQPWQVDVNPRLLNAIVGVEIEISDIQCKYKLSQNRSKEDRFAVIKQLKNQGALGLAEVMEKNET, encoded by the coding sequence ATGCCCGCACCTAATGTACAAGTGTTAATGCTAACAGGAGGTTTTATGTATATCCCCAGTGCTTTTGAAATAACAGACAGAATGCAGGCACTTGATTTTGTTAGTGCCAATGCTTTTGCTCAGTTGATATCGACAGTTGAAGGTCGACTGTTTTCGACACATGTCCCGTTTATATTGTCAGAGGATAAACGTTTCTTGCTTGGCCATTTAGCCTTACAAAACCCACAGTATAATGATATCGATGGGCAGGAAGTCCTTGTTAGCTTTGAAGGTGAACACGGTTATATTTCCCCTTCGTGGTATATCGATTCTGGGGTGCCAACATGGAATTACCAAGCTGCGCATATTTATGGGCAGTGTAAGACCTTCCGAAACCCTGAAAGGCTAGAGCACTTGTTGTGTACTTTAAGCAATAAATACGAAGCGGATTTTGAGCAGCCTTGGCAAGTAGACGTTAACCCTAGGTTATTAAACGCGATTGTTGGTGTGGAAATAGAAATCAGTGACATTCAATGCAAGTATAAGCTGAGCCAGAACCGCTCAAAAGAGGATCGGTTTGCAGTTATAAAGCAGTTAAAGAACCAAGGGGCTTTGGGCTTGGCAGAAGTTATGGAGAAAAATGAAACTTAG